The proteins below come from a single Candidatus Anaeroferrophillus wilburensis genomic window:
- a CDS encoding ribulose-phosphate 3-epimerase produces the protein MRMIAPSILSADFGRLAEEIHAVDQAGADLIHIDVMDGHFVPNLTIGPLVVKALRPHTKLLFDVHLMIDNPDRYIDAFAEAGSDIITVHAEATVHLHRLVQQIKEHGLKAGVSLNPATPVSVLTDILGDLDLVLVMTVNPGFGGQRLIPNTIQKVAALRQQIDERQLPVIIEVDGGINVDTIDEVDDAGANIFVAGSAVFSTDNYTGIIARLKGN, from the coding sequence ATGCGCATGATTGCCCCCTCCATCCTGTCAGCCGACTTTGGTCGGCTGGCGGAAGAAATCCACGCGGTCGACCAGGCCGGTGCCGACCTGATCCATATCGATGTCATGGATGGTCATTTTGTCCCCAACCTGACCATCGGTCCCTTGGTGGTCAAGGCATTGCGGCCGCACACCAAGCTGCTCTTCGATGTCCACCTGATGATTGACAACCCGGATCGCTACATCGACGCCTTTGCCGAGGCCGGCAGCGATATTATCACCGTCCACGCTGAAGCGACAGTCCATCTCCACCGGTTGGTGCAGCAGATCAAGGAACATGGCCTCAAAGCCGGCGTTTCACTCAACCCTGCCACCCCGGTTTCGGTGCTGACGGATATTCTCGGCGATCTTGACCTCGTGCTGGTGATGACCGTCAACCCCGGTTTCGGCGGCCAGCGGCTGATTCCCAACACGATACAAAAGGTGGCCGCCCTCCGCCAGCAGATTGACGAACGGCAGCTGCCGGTGATCATCGAAGTGGACGGCGGCATCAATGTCGATACCATCGACGAGGTGGATGACGCCGGCGCCAACATCTTTGTCGCCGGCTCGGCGGTTTTCAGCACTGATAATTACACCGGCATCATCGCCCGGCTCAAGGGTAATTAA
- the rsmB gene encoding 16S rRNA (cytosine(967)-C(5))-methyltransferase RsmB has product MSAGKKSGSQAATMSVIKIAWQALVALEANPAPTDHFLDQLFSHQGSALAPQGRARITNLVAGTIKWRRRLDWIIDQLASRTKKVDPKVRSLLRLALYQLEFLSGTPNYAVVSETVQLAKAATPGREGFVNGLLRTFLRTGQETLFAGLTGNPTEVLGITHSLPSWLVTLWLADYGYQQTEKLCRQANNFAGTTFRVNRLQLSRDAFLQQIPGYQTETAATGDIIPTRYAPDGFTSQQTGRWLASPAFANGTITVQDEGAQMISYLLNPVPGQLILDACAAPGGKTGHLAELSNDQATIVAADSSRQRLELLEKTRSRLQLHSIQPLLTDLTKPLPGYAPCSFDAILVDAPCSGLGVMRRRADLRWRKQPRELEQLATIQLQILTNCSTYLKKGGRLVYATCTSNIRENQGVVRAFLAANPYFSPLPRQQSGPDWLAPMLSPSGCLETFFHEEGNMDGFFAAVLTHA; this is encoded by the coding sequence ATGTCGGCCGGCAAAAAAAGCGGATCGCAAGCGGCAACCATGTCGGTCATCAAAATTGCTTGGCAGGCACTGGTGGCCCTGGAAGCCAATCCGGCACCCACCGACCATTTCCTAGATCAGTTGTTCAGCCACCAGGGATCAGCGCTTGCCCCCCAGGGCCGGGCCAGAATTACCAACCTGGTGGCCGGCACCATCAAGTGGCGGCGGCGGCTGGACTGGATTATCGACCAGCTGGCCAGCCGCACAAAAAAAGTCGACCCCAAAGTCAGAAGCTTGCTGCGCCTGGCCCTTTACCAGTTGGAGTTTCTCAGCGGCACACCGAACTACGCCGTCGTTTCTGAGACGGTACAGTTGGCCAAGGCAGCAACCCCTGGCCGTGAAGGGTTCGTCAACGGCCTGCTGCGGACCTTTTTGAGGACTGGACAAGAAACCCTGTTTGCCGGTTTGACCGGCAATCCGACCGAGGTTCTTGGCATCACCCATTCCCTGCCGTCCTGGCTGGTCACCCTGTGGCTAGCGGATTACGGCTATCAGCAAACTGAAAAACTCTGCCGCCAGGCAAACAACTTTGCCGGAACCACCTTCAGGGTCAACCGGCTGCAACTCAGCCGTGATGCATTTCTGCAGCAAATACCCGGATACCAGACGGAAACGGCGGCGACTGGGGATATCATCCCTACCCGCTATGCCCCCGACGGCTTCACAAGCCAGCAGACCGGGAGGTGGCTTGCCTCACCGGCGTTTGCCAACGGTACCATCACCGTTCAGGATGAGGGTGCCCAGATGATCAGCTATCTGCTCAATCCGGTACCTGGACAACTAATTCTCGATGCCTGTGCCGCCCCCGGCGGCAAGACCGGCCATCTGGCCGAACTGAGCAATGACCAAGCCACCATCGTTGCCGCTGACAGCAGCCGACAGCGGCTGGAGCTCCTGGAAAAAACCAGAAGCCGTCTGCAGCTGCACTCCATCCAGCCTCTGCTGACCGACCTGACCAAACCATTACCCGGTTACGCACCCTGCTCCTTCGATGCCATCTTGGTTGACGCCCCCTGTTCCGGCCTTGGAGTCATGCGCCGCCGGGCAGACCTGCGCTGGCGCAAACAGCCGCGGGAACTGGAGCAACTGGCCACAATTCAATTGCAAATCCTGACGAATTGTTCTACATACCTGAAAAAAGGAGGGCGACTGGTCTACGCCACCTGCACCAGCAATATCAGGGAAAACCAGGGGGTGGTACGTGCGTTTCTGGCAGCCAACCCGTACTTTTCCCCCCTCCCCCGGCAGCAGAGCGGGCCGGACTGGCTGGCTCCCATGCTTTCACCCAGCGGCTGTCTGGAAACCTTTTTCCATGAAGAGGGAAACATGGATGGTTTTTTCGCCGCTGTCCTGACCCACGCGTAA